A region of Kribbella sp. NBC_01245 DNA encodes the following proteins:
- a CDS encoding glycoside hydrolase family 2 TIM barrel-domain containing protein, translating into MRRHLPLLCTVALVAGLTGVAASMTTPTVDGPVTSDAVHAYLEDPGRVAEGQVAPHTRLRPYDDETAAAHGGQSPYVRVLDGAWKLRIAKTPGEVPAGYQEPGYDASGWPSVQVPHTWQSDFIDHPVFRNVPEELWPDEPPKVPRDVNPTGAYLKTFDLPQSWDGRQQLLRFEGVTSGYFVWVNGKYAGYDQGGYSPAEFDVTSKVRPGRNTIAVQVHRWGAGAYLEDYDQWRYAGIFRDVYVYSLPTARIQDAYVTTDLDSAYRDATLKVDAEVVAPGNDYKVVGKLHDANGRLVSTIQGGSGVISNPAKWSDETPTLYTLVLSLVDPAGRVVHSTRQQVGFREIEVRDKQVLLNGKRILFRGVNRAETDPETGRHVTRAAMERDVRLMKKLHINAVRTSHYESDPYWYELADKYGLLIDDEVDIETHSRESCPSNCLASKPEWQAAFHDRFVAMVERDKNHPSVVFWDTGNEAGLGTAHFAMAEWADANEPTRLLYHQPNRPDGDAPFADVAGPRYPTPASLENKAKTFAKPIVMGEYAHAMGNGLGNFDQFWALARKYPSMQGGFIWDWAEQNLEQPLVMTPAKLQTFFVGKPSLVEGHQGKGVELSGLDDFVNVFRDASLDDMTGGLTLDAWVKPGSWAGSFPIVTKGQQYALQQPNASTVEFRVTINGVERAVSAAVPASWVGSWHRVTGTYDGRALTLYVDGVRAAGLEAAGRIEPGLWEVNVGRNAQTQQDQTKTRLAHGVFDQIRIHSRALTADELTADKSGEAVLALDFEESKAVGDFQSLGVSLSGTDGLVGTDRYLQPETAELAWAHSPVRFSSTEPGVVTVSNERQFAPLAIDVRWAVRQADQVIRQGSVPLTLPPASQQVLRLPVAAENPRSLERFLDLDAVFRDGAMTTRGQFRLGGTVVAGVAEPPKTGAVGISEVSGKTVVSGKQFRYTLDRTTGTLASMVARGKELLQGGPELDVWRPPTSNETYGWGVADRERWNAIGLDRLQTKVSSIDTTRLPDGSARIVVKSVAAAPGHKAELSFDQAMTYTIDAGGAITLGHQVTPKGTKLGTLPYLPRLGFSMRVPESLSRFAYYGRGPEENYNDRASGTRIGVFRSTVDEQYVRYSRPQAYGNHTDTRWTSLGDGRNGLLVAAPETVDVSVTPYDRLDRAEYDFQLPLVRNKGWVTMHVGARETGMGETPNSTLPPYRVDPTRPHSYGVTLRPLSGDEAVSGAPAIPGQPQ; encoded by the coding sequence TTGCGCCGCCACCTGCCATTGCTCTGCACGGTCGCCCTGGTGGCAGGCCTGACCGGCGTTGCCGCGTCGATGACGACTCCGACCGTCGACGGGCCGGTCACCAGCGACGCGGTGCACGCGTACCTCGAAGACCCGGGCCGAGTGGCCGAGGGACAGGTCGCGCCGCATACCCGGTTACGGCCGTACGACGACGAGACGGCTGCCGCCCACGGAGGCCAATCGCCGTACGTGCGAGTGCTCGACGGGGCGTGGAAGTTGCGCATCGCGAAGACGCCGGGCGAGGTACCGGCGGGGTACCAGGAGCCCGGGTACGACGCGTCCGGCTGGCCGTCGGTGCAGGTGCCGCATACGTGGCAGAGCGACTTCATCGATCACCCGGTCTTCCGGAACGTGCCCGAGGAGCTCTGGCCCGACGAACCGCCGAAGGTGCCGCGCGATGTGAACCCGACCGGCGCTTACCTCAAGACGTTCGACCTGCCGCAATCGTGGGATGGGCGGCAGCAGTTGCTTAGGTTCGAGGGCGTCACCAGCGGGTATTTCGTCTGGGTCAACGGCAAGTACGCCGGGTATGACCAGGGCGGTTACAGCCCAGCCGAGTTCGACGTGACCTCGAAGGTCCGGCCCGGCCGCAACACGATCGCCGTACAGGTCCATCGTTGGGGTGCCGGGGCGTACCTGGAGGACTACGACCAATGGCGTTACGCCGGCATTTTCCGCGACGTGTACGTCTATTCGTTGCCGACAGCCCGTATCCAGGACGCCTACGTCACCACGGATCTCGACTCGGCCTATCGTGACGCAACGCTGAAGGTCGATGCCGAGGTGGTTGCGCCTGGCAACGACTACAAGGTCGTCGGCAAACTGCATGACGCCAACGGCCGGCTGGTCTCCACCATCCAAGGTGGCAGCGGGGTGATCAGCAATCCGGCCAAGTGGTCCGACGAGACGCCGACGCTTTACACGCTTGTGCTCTCGCTCGTGGATCCGGCCGGGCGGGTGGTGCATTCGACCCGGCAGCAGGTCGGATTCCGCGAGATCGAGGTCAGGGACAAGCAGGTGCTGCTCAACGGCAAACGCATCCTGTTCCGCGGGGTCAACCGAGCCGAGACCGATCCCGAGACTGGGCGGCACGTCACCCGCGCGGCGATGGAGCGCGACGTCCGGTTGATGAAGAAGCTGCACATCAACGCCGTGCGCACTTCGCATTACGAGAGCGATCCGTATTGGTACGAGCTGGCCGACAAGTACGGTCTGCTGATCGATGACGAGGTCGATATCGAGACGCATTCGCGCGAGTCGTGTCCGTCGAACTGTCTGGCGAGCAAACCCGAATGGCAGGCGGCGTTCCACGACCGGTTCGTGGCGATGGTCGAGCGGGACAAGAATCACCCGAGCGTGGTCTTCTGGGACACCGGCAACGAGGCCGGCCTCGGTACGGCGCATTTCGCGATGGCCGAATGGGCCGACGCCAACGAGCCGACCCGGCTGCTCTATCACCAGCCGAACCGGCCCGATGGGGACGCGCCGTTCGCGGATGTTGCCGGGCCGCGCTATCCAACCCCGGCATCCCTGGAAAACAAGGCGAAAACGTTCGCCAAGCCGATCGTGATGGGCGAGTATGCGCATGCCATGGGCAACGGTCTGGGCAACTTCGACCAGTTCTGGGCGCTGGCGAGGAAGTACCCGTCGATGCAAGGCGGCTTCATCTGGGACTGGGCCGAGCAGAATCTCGAACAGCCGTTGGTGATGACGCCCGCGAAGCTGCAGACCTTCTTCGTCGGCAAACCTTCTTTGGTGGAAGGCCATCAGGGCAAGGGCGTTGAGCTGTCCGGGCTGGACGACTTCGTGAACGTCTTCCGCGACGCCTCGCTCGACGACATGACGGGTGGTCTCACCCTCGACGCCTGGGTCAAACCCGGCAGCTGGGCCGGGTCCTTCCCGATCGTGACCAAGGGGCAGCAGTACGCCCTGCAACAGCCGAACGCCTCGACCGTCGAGTTCCGCGTCACGATCAACGGCGTCGAGCGTGCAGTCTCCGCCGCCGTACCGGCGAGCTGGGTCGGCAGCTGGCATCGCGTCACCGGCACGTACGACGGCCGGGCCCTGACCTTGTACGTCGACGGGGTGCGCGCCGCCGGTCTCGAAGCCGCCGGGCGGATCGAGCCCGGTCTGTGGGAGGTCAACGTCGGACGGAACGCGCAGACCCAGCAGGACCAGACCAAGACCCGGTTGGCGCACGGCGTGTTCGACCAGATCCGGATCCACTCGCGCGCGTTGACCGCCGATGAGCTGACGGCCGACAAGTCGGGCGAGGCCGTGCTTGCTTTGGACTTCGAGGAGTCGAAGGCGGTAGGCGACTTCCAGAGCCTCGGCGTCAGTCTGTCGGGCACGGACGGCCTGGTGGGAACCGATCGATACCTCCAGCCCGAGACGGCCGAGCTGGCGTGGGCCCATTCGCCCGTACGGTTCAGTTCGACCGAACCCGGCGTGGTGACGGTCTCCAACGAGCGCCAGTTCGCGCCGCTGGCGATCGACGTCCGCTGGGCCGTTCGGCAGGCGGATCAGGTCATCCGGCAGGGCAGCGTTCCTTTGACCCTGCCGCCCGCTTCACAGCAGGTGCTACGCCTACCGGTCGCGGCCGAAAACCCCCGCTCGCTTGAGCGATTCCTAGATCTCGACGCGGTCTTCCGCGATGGCGCGATGACCACACGCGGCCAGTTCCGCCTCGGTGGCACGGTCGTCGCAGGTGTGGCCGAACCTCCGAAGACCGGTGCCGTCGGGATCAGTGAGGTCTCTGGAAAGACCGTTGTCTCGGGCAAGCAATTCCGCTACACGTTAGACCGCACAACCGGAACGCTGGCGTCGATGGTTGCCAGGGGCAAGGAGTTGCTGCAAGGTGGACCGGAGCTCGACGTCTGGCGTCCGCCGACCTCGAACGAGACGTACGGCTGGGGTGTCGCGGATCGCGAACGCTGGAACGCGATCGGCCTCGATCGCCTGCAAACCAAGGTCTCGTCTATCGACACCACGAGACTCCCGGACGGGAGCGCGCGGATCGTGGTGAAGAGCGTTGCCGCGGCACCGGGGCACAAGGCGGAGCTGTCGTTCGACCAGGCCATGACGTACACGATCGACGCGGGTGGTGCCATCACCCTCGGGCATCAGGTCACGCCGAAGGGCACCAAGCTCGGCACCCTGCCATACCTCCCGCGCCTCGGTTTCTCGATGCGTGTGCCCGAGTCGCTGAGCCGGTTCGCGTACTACGGCCGTGGGCCCGAGGAGAACTACAACGACCGCGCCTCCGGCACGCGCATCGGGGTATTCCGTAGCACCGTCGACGAGCAGTACGTGCGCTACTCGCGGCCGCAGGCGTACGGCAACCACACCGACACCCGGTGGACCAGTCTCGGCGACGGCCGCAACGGACTGCTGGTGGCAGCCCCGGAGACCGTCGACGTCAGCGTCACCCCGTACGACCGGCTCGACCGCGCGGAGTACGACTTCCAGCTCCCACTCGTGCGGAACAAGGGCTGGGTCACCATGCACGTAGGCGCTCGCGAGACCGGCATGGGCGAAACCCCCAACAGCACCCTGCCGCCGTACCGGGTGGACCCGACCAGGCCCCACTCGTACGGCGTGACCTTGCGGCCGCTATCCGGCGACGAGGCGGTGTCAGGCGCTCCAGCGATTCCTGGACAGCCGCAGTAG
- a CDS encoding tryptophan 2,3-dioxygenase produces the protein MTTPNESTTEPTADAVKGQWDGVDVHFGEEGGRLTYGSYLRLGQLLDQQRLESDPPAHDELLFITIHQVYELWFKQILHEMTASRDAMLTGELWLAQHLLRRVHTIERTLTQQVDILETMTPQDFGEFRHRLSPASGFQSVQFREIEFLSGAKDPSFVQRFRGLSEAEKVRLAQRLEEPTLWEAFLAVLAKAGFDTGTEDEIRSALQKVAHDRSQYDAVWELAEALLQHDELAAAWRARHVVMVERMIGTKPGTGGSSGASYLRSRLELRYYPLLWSLRSTL, from the coding sequence GTGACCACTCCGAACGAGTCCACTACCGAGCCAACCGCAGACGCCGTCAAGGGTCAGTGGGACGGTGTCGACGTCCACTTCGGTGAGGAAGGTGGCCGCCTGACCTACGGCAGCTACCTGCGTCTGGGCCAGCTGCTCGACCAGCAGCGCCTGGAATCCGATCCGCCCGCCCACGATGAACTGCTGTTCATCACGATTCACCAGGTCTACGAGCTCTGGTTCAAGCAGATCCTGCACGAGATGACCGCCTCCCGGGACGCGATGCTGACCGGTGAGCTCTGGCTCGCGCAGCACCTGCTCCGCCGGGTGCATACGATCGAGCGCACGCTGACCCAGCAGGTCGACATCCTGGAGACGATGACGCCGCAGGACTTCGGCGAATTCCGGCACCGGTTGTCGCCGGCGAGCGGTTTCCAGTCGGTGCAGTTCCGGGAGATCGAGTTCCTCTCCGGCGCGAAGGACCCGTCGTTCGTGCAGCGCTTCCGCGGTCTGTCCGAGGCGGAGAAGGTCCGGCTAGCGCAGCGGCTGGAGGAGCCGACCCTGTGGGAGGCGTTCCTCGCGGTGCTGGCCAAGGCCGGGTTCGACACCGGCACCGAGGACGAGATCCGCAGCGCCTTGCAGAAGGTGGCCCACGATCGGTCTCAGTACGACGCGGTCTGGGAACTTGCCGAGGCCCTCCTTCAGCACGACGAACTGGCCGCCGCCTGGCGCGCCCGCCACGTCGTCATGGTCGAGCGCATGATCGGCACGAAGCCCGGCACCGGTGGTTCCTCCGGCGCCAGCTACCTCCGCAGCCGCCTCGAGCTGCGCTACTACCCCCTCCTCTGGTCTCTCCGCAGCACCCTCTAA
- a CDS encoding AAA domain-containing protein encodes MRAAELVALAVDKGGLGSDALLAAVLPLFRQTAEIHERGLVAPLRGLDQLTLDEQSRLEFAPEQAIRPLLAPEELTAREGRRADAVEIIRERRLETDLERAGGSAQLLVAEPTPAAISSPVFVPGWQSWEHVVGHHDPLTDVFSLGQLLIALACGLDFDRTEDVARLIDAQGNLFRIGTPVHPVIAAVAVQMAEPDRHRRAQDLRSLIDRLEDYRDQPLDFDLAAITERETDRRAAVLTALRHRLFDLSRRNKLVQFRHTAQSLNLTEASVPLMLDVRTIRPEHLFTWSADLAGGKTYSLGKWVRYEEAPYAASSLDKLISTARRDRAEFGQDQLRLVPVFLRWHDLKNDPDTRLTSPLLLLKVELAKKRGVRDSYTLRVADPVAEVNPTLRHLLHELYGVELPEHIDLSEQTAMTDLHARLTAQFQASEPGLTLRYQDKPRIDLVRNRAMVRLRSYRRHQHGNIADEFGGRRYPYSYRQTDYQPLGVQIFRHQLAVQELPIGVLLGEPRTQSVSAPGPIETDTYTLDEGAGASPYAWDFDLCAVALANFNYRTLGLVRDYDELLANGQSCASFEQLFSDDPRPLSTQPPELPTAERHLVVPADGSQVAAVARARRGESFVIQGPPGTGKSQTITNMIADFVAQGRRVLFVCQKRAALDVVHARLAGRGLDELCTLIHDSQTDKKAFVHGLRDTYERWLAAGDDLDQLTIRRDEVITRINGLLHTVAQFEALLASGNKPALREVVERLAALRDQAWGDDLGLEDRGLVPTEGDWWPARGVVAELSRVLQAVDPSSEGVLARSLLARVQPTLWSAAGADLEIPARAARARDAWNPATERFADLPVRRLRELVSAAEVLAPLVERGRGQALEPGSPAARELAEARDDQQRQRTTAARCWHDARGWREPPPSAAEAQSAYKIAHHQEPRTFRFLNRDWRRIKSMVSSRFDRDATTEHASVTDALYLLTEAHHHGELARRSEEEAQRVWGSADLVALSDDLARIRQSDLADWHAELTGGLAEPLAQIAPALRHAEQLGAELLTAFDDLTLGELRALLDRLASPGIVPTLQALAAPLQALGACETTVQDAVRRLRGTPEQLEYAVSRLAWDRARAGAPELSSGRLDRVVGQLGLAYDELTDLNAAAVVARVRRRFHTELAHSELSATGMSSEDRDRKKAFSTGRRELEHEFGKVMRYKSIRELSSGASGSVVSLLRPVWLMSPSSVSDTLPLGTTFDVVVYDEASQIPIEEAVPALHRAPQVIVVGDQMQLPPTQYFRVSTAVRPDDDGDFGAEAEQVGVVLDEDSWLSISAQRLASTMLTWHYRSKSEALISFSNAAFYQGRLATVPDRLPAPTAPPWTVQGPAGEVGEIVDGLLAGSISTVRVADGVYQRRTNPAEARWIAAMVRELLGRSTGKSLGIVAFSEAQQGEIERALEELAQFDPEFGAAYEAELVRTRDDQDISLFVKNLENVQGDERDVILMSVCYAAGSDGRMLMNFGPINTAGGEKRLNVIFSRAREHMVIVSSIEPDAITNTYNDGANTLRRFLTYAEAVSRGDTAAASAGLGVRRAGTARETSAVVRQLADALREVGGIEVETDVGESVFRCDLALRRTGETGHRLAVLVDTPERVAADSLLERLGTHPRALTTGGWQVRHVLTTDWTQNPEAVVAGLQEVLARPTD; translated from the coding sequence GTGAGGGCGGCGGAGCTGGTCGCATTGGCCGTCGACAAGGGCGGTCTGGGCAGCGACGCCTTGCTGGCTGCCGTGTTGCCGCTGTTCCGGCAGACGGCGGAGATCCACGAACGCGGGTTGGTCGCGCCGTTGCGCGGGCTGGATCAGCTCACGCTCGATGAGCAGAGCCGGCTCGAGTTCGCGCCCGAGCAGGCGATCCGGCCGTTGCTCGCGCCGGAGGAGCTGACCGCTCGCGAAGGCCGTAGGGCGGATGCCGTCGAGATCATCCGGGAGCGGCGCCTCGAGACGGACCTGGAGCGAGCGGGCGGTTCCGCGCAACTCCTGGTCGCCGAGCCGACCCCGGCCGCGATCAGTTCCCCCGTGTTCGTGCCTGGTTGGCAGAGCTGGGAGCACGTGGTCGGCCATCACGATCCGCTCACGGACGTCTTCTCTTTAGGGCAGTTACTGATCGCCCTGGCTTGTGGGCTGGACTTCGACCGCACTGAAGACGTCGCGCGCCTGATCGATGCCCAGGGCAACCTTTTCCGGATCGGTACGCCGGTGCATCCGGTCATCGCCGCGGTCGCCGTGCAGATGGCCGAGCCCGATCGCCATCGCCGGGCGCAGGACCTCCGCTCGCTGATCGATCGACTCGAGGACTATCGGGACCAGCCGCTCGACTTCGACCTGGCGGCCATCACCGAGCGCGAGACCGATCGCCGGGCCGCCGTGCTGACGGCCTTGCGGCACCGGCTGTTCGACCTTTCCCGACGGAACAAGCTGGTCCAGTTCCGGCATACCGCGCAGAGTCTCAACCTGACCGAGGCGTCGGTGCCGTTGATGCTCGACGTGCGTACGATCCGGCCGGAGCACCTCTTCACGTGGAGCGCCGATCTCGCCGGCGGCAAGACGTACTCGCTGGGTAAGTGGGTGCGCTACGAGGAAGCGCCGTATGCCGCGAGCTCCCTGGACAAGCTGATCTCGACGGCCCGGCGCGATCGGGCCGAGTTCGGGCAGGACCAGTTGCGGCTCGTGCCGGTGTTCCTTCGTTGGCATGACCTGAAGAACGATCCGGACACGCGCCTGACCTCGCCACTATTGCTGCTCAAGGTCGAGCTGGCGAAGAAGCGCGGCGTCCGCGACTCGTACACCCTGCGCGTGGCCGACCCCGTCGCCGAGGTGAACCCGACGCTTCGCCATCTCCTGCACGAGTTGTACGGCGTTGAGCTGCCCGAGCACATCGACCTGAGTGAGCAGACGGCGATGACCGATTTGCATGCCAGGTTGACCGCTCAGTTCCAGGCGTCGGAGCCGGGTCTCACCTTGCGGTACCAGGACAAACCGCGCATCGACCTGGTGCGGAACCGCGCGATGGTCCGCCTGCGCAGCTACCGGCGCCACCAGCATGGCAACATCGCGGACGAGTTCGGCGGCCGCAGGTACCCGTACTCCTATCGGCAGACCGACTACCAGCCGCTGGGCGTGCAGATCTTCCGGCACCAACTGGCTGTGCAGGAGCTGCCCATCGGCGTGCTGCTCGGTGAGCCCCGCACGCAATCGGTCAGCGCGCCCGGGCCGATCGAGACTGACACCTACACCCTCGATGAGGGCGCCGGCGCGAGTCCCTACGCGTGGGACTTCGACCTTTGCGCGGTGGCGCTGGCCAACTTCAACTATCGGACTCTCGGGTTGGTCCGCGATTACGACGAGCTGCTCGCGAACGGTCAGTCGTGTGCGTCGTTCGAGCAGTTGTTCTCCGACGATCCGCGGCCGCTCTCCACCCAACCGCCCGAGCTGCCGACGGCCGAGCGGCATCTGGTGGTGCCGGCCGACGGCTCGCAGGTCGCAGCCGTCGCGCGGGCAAGGCGGGGCGAGAGCTTTGTGATCCAGGGGCCACCGGGCACGGGCAAATCCCAGACCATCACGAACATGATCGCCGACTTCGTCGCGCAAGGTCGTCGCGTGCTGTTCGTCTGCCAGAAGCGCGCCGCCCTCGACGTGGTGCACGCCCGCCTCGCCGGCCGCGGGCTGGACGAGTTGTGCACGCTGATCCACGACTCGCAGACCGACAAGAAGGCGTTCGTGCACGGGCTGCGCGATACGTACGAGCGTTGGCTCGCGGCCGGCGACGACCTGGACCAACTGACCATCCGCCGGGACGAGGTGATCACGCGGATCAACGGGCTGCTGCACACGGTCGCCCAGTTCGAGGCATTGCTTGCCTCCGGCAACAAACCGGCGCTGCGCGAAGTGGTCGAGCGGCTGGCGGCGCTCCGCGATCAGGCGTGGGGCGACGACTTGGGCCTCGAGGACCGCGGGCTGGTGCCGACCGAGGGCGATTGGTGGCCGGCGCGCGGCGTCGTGGCCGAGTTGTCCCGCGTCTTGCAGGCGGTGGACCCCAGTAGCGAAGGTGTGCTCGCGCGGAGTCTGCTCGCCCGGGTGCAACCTACGCTCTGGAGTGCGGCCGGTGCCGACCTGGAAATCCCCGCCCGCGCCGCGAGGGCCCGAGACGCCTGGAATCCTGCGACCGAGCGCTTTGCCGACTTGCCTGTACGTCGATTGCGCGAGCTCGTCTCGGCGGCCGAGGTGCTCGCGCCGCTGGTCGAGCGTGGACGCGGGCAGGCGCTGGAGCCGGGATCCCCTGCCGCTCGTGAGCTGGCCGAGGCGCGGGATGACCAGCAGCGGCAGCGTACGACCGCGGCCCGCTGCTGGCACGACGCGCGCGGTTGGCGGGAGCCACCACCTTCGGCCGCGGAGGCCCAATCGGCGTACAAGATCGCCCATCACCAGGAGCCGCGCACCTTCCGTTTCCTGAACCGCGACTGGCGCCGGATCAAGTCGATGGTCTCGAGCCGGTTCGACCGCGACGCCACGACGGAGCACGCCTCCGTGACCGACGCCCTCTACCTCCTGACCGAGGCACACCACCACGGCGAGCTCGCGCGCCGGTCCGAGGAGGAGGCCCAGCGGGTTTGGGGTTCGGCCGATCTCGTCGCGTTGTCCGACGACCTCGCTCGCATCCGTCAATCCGACCTGGCGGACTGGCATGCGGAATTGACGGGCGGCCTGGCCGAACCGCTGGCGCAGATCGCTCCGGCTCTGCGCCACGCCGAACAGCTTGGCGCCGAGTTGCTCACCGCGTTTGACGACCTCACGCTCGGCGAATTGCGGGCGCTGCTCGATCGGTTGGCCTCCCCCGGCATCGTGCCGACGCTCCAGGCGCTCGCGGCACCACTTCAAGCCCTTGGGGCCTGTGAAACGACAGTTCAGGACGCCGTACGGCGATTGAGGGGGACGCCGGAGCAGTTGGAGTACGCGGTGAGCCGGCTGGCGTGGGATCGGGCTCGTGCAGGTGCGCCCGAGTTGTCGTCGGGAAGGCTCGATCGCGTCGTCGGCCAACTCGGTCTCGCCTATGACGAGTTGACCGATCTCAACGCGGCGGCCGTCGTTGCCCGGGTGCGTCGGCGGTTCCACACGGAGCTCGCGCATTCCGAGTTGAGCGCTACCGGGATGTCCAGCGAGGACCGCGATCGGAAGAAGGCGTTCAGCACCGGACGTCGCGAGCTGGAGCACGAATTCGGCAAGGTGATGCGCTACAAGTCGATCCGTGAGCTGTCCTCGGGCGCCTCGGGCTCGGTCGTCTCGCTGTTGCGGCCGGTTTGGCTGATGAGCCCGTCGTCGGTGTCGGACACGTTGCCGCTGGGGACGACGTTCGACGTGGTCGTGTACGACGAGGCGAGCCAGATCCCGATCGAGGAGGCCGTGCCCGCGTTGCACCGGGCGCCGCAGGTAATCGTGGTCGGCGACCAGATGCAGCTGCCGCCAACGCAGTACTTCCGCGTATCCACAGCAGTCCGCCCGGACGATGATGGCGACTTCGGTGCCGAAGCGGAGCAGGTGGGCGTCGTACTCGACGAGGACAGCTGGCTCTCGATCAGCGCTCAGCGGCTCGCGTCAACGATGCTTACCTGGCACTACCGGAGCAAGTCCGAGGCGCTGATCTCGTTCAGCAACGCGGCCTTCTACCAAGGGCGGCTCGCGACCGTTCCGGATCGATTACCCGCGCCGACGGCACCCCCGTGGACGGTGCAAGGGCCTGCCGGTGAGGTCGGCGAGATCGTCGACGGCCTGCTCGCGGGCAGTATCAGTACGGTCCGCGTGGCCGACGGCGTCTACCAGCGCCGGACCAATCCGGCCGAGGCTCGATGGATCGCCGCGATGGTCCGCGAGCTGCTCGGGCGCAGTACTGGGAAGAGCCTTGGCATCGTCGCGTTCTCCGAGGCGCAACAGGGTGAGATCGAGCGGGCGCTGGAGGAGCTCGCGCAGTTCGATCCGGAGTTCGGCGCCGCCTACGAGGCAGAACTGGTGCGGACGCGCGACGACCAGGACATCAGCCTGTTCGTGAAGAACCTGGAGAACGTCCAGGGCGACGAGCGCGACGTCATCCTGATGAGCGTGTGTTACGCCGCCGGATCCGACGGCCGCATGCTGATGAACTTCGGCCCGATCAACACCGCGGGCGGCGAGAAACGTCTGAACGTCATCTTCTCCCGTGCCCGCGAGCACATGGTCATCGTCTCCAGCATCGAGCCCGACGCGATCACCAACACCTACAACGACGGCGCCAACACCCTTCGCCGTTTCCTCACGTACGCCGAAGCCGTCTCCCGAGGCGACACCGCCGCCGCGAGTGCCGGGCTGGGCGTCCGTCGTGCCGGGACAGCCCGGGAGACGTCCGCGGTCGTACGGCAGCTGGCCGACGCTCTCCGTGAAGTCGGCGGCATCGAGGTGGAGACGGACGTGGGCGAATCCGTGTTCCGGTGCGACCTGGCCCTCCGGCGTACCGGCGAAACCGGGCACCGCCTGGCCGTGCTCGTCGACACACCGGAGCGCGTCGCCGCCGACTCACTGCTCGAACGCCTCGGCACGCATCCGCGCGCGCTCACCACTGGCGGCTGGCAGGTTCGCCACGTTCTCACCACCGACTGGACGCAAAACCCGGAGGCCGTGGTGGCCGGGTTGCAAGAAGTGCTGGCCCGGCCGACCGACTGA
- a CDS encoding FAD-binding protein, with protein MVLRNWAGNIEFSAGELVSCASVEELQEVVAAAERVRVLGSGHSFNRIADTTGTFLSVAGLPPVIDVDTDARQVTVSAGLRYGEVTTRLHASGLALHNLGSLPHISIAGACSTGTHGSGDANGTLASAVAAIDLVRADGSLTRVRRGEPDFPGSVLALGGMGVIVGLTLDAVPAFDVRQFVYEGVPLERLGTDFEEIWPSAYSVSAFTDWQKPAQIWRKALADQEPLEPGWLGSTPADGPRHPVPGMPATYSTEQLGVPGPWFERLPHFQLRFTPSTGEELQSEYFVPRAMAPAAFEALTRLGSQMAGLLQISEVRTIAAEDLWLSPSQGRDTVALHFTWVREPVAVQKVVEQIEAALESFDARPHWGKVFATDSPRALYEHAGDFAELLERSDPNGKFRNDFLDRYWPRDPR; from the coding sequence GTGGTGTTGAGGAACTGGGCCGGCAATATCGAGTTCTCGGCCGGGGAGCTGGTGAGCTGCGCCTCGGTGGAAGAGCTGCAGGAGGTCGTGGCGGCCGCCGAGCGGGTGCGGGTGCTCGGCAGCGGGCACTCGTTCAACCGCATCGCGGACACCACTGGCACGTTCCTTTCGGTTGCCGGTCTGCCACCCGTCATCGACGTGGACACCGACGCGCGGCAGGTGACGGTCTCGGCCGGTCTGCGGTACGGCGAGGTCACCACCCGCCTGCACGCCTCGGGTCTCGCCCTGCACAACCTCGGCTCGTTGCCGCACATCTCGATCGCAGGCGCCTGCTCCACCGGTACGCACGGCTCCGGCGATGCCAACGGCACCCTCGCCTCCGCCGTGGCGGCGATCGACCTGGTCCGGGCCGACGGCTCGCTCACTCGGGTACGCCGGGGCGAGCCGGACTTCCCGGGGTCGGTGCTGGCGTTGGGCGGGATGGGCGTGATCGTCGGGCTGACCCTCGACGCCGTGCCCGCGTTCGACGTACGCCAGTTCGTGTACGAGGGCGTGCCGCTCGAGCGCCTCGGCACGGACTTCGAGGAGATCTGGCCGAGCGCGTACAGCGTGAGCGCCTTCACCGACTGGCAGAAGCCGGCCCAGATCTGGCGGAAGGCGCTCGCGGATCAGGAGCCACTCGAGCCGGGCTGGCTCGGGTCGACCCCGGCGGACGGCCCGCGCCACCCGGTGCCGGGGATGCCCGCGACGTACAGCACCGAGCAGTTGGGTGTGCCCGGGCCTTGGTTCGAGCGGCTGCCGCATTTCCAGCTCCGGTTCACGCCGAGCACGGGCGAGGAGTTGCAGTCGGAGTACTTCGTGCCGCGGGCGATGGCGCCTGCCGCATTTGAGGCGTTGACCAGGCTTGGCTCGCAGATGGCCGGGTTGTTGCAGATCTCCGAGGTGCGGACGATCGCGGCCGAGGACCTGTGGTTGAGCCCGAGCCAAGGGCGGGACACGGTCGCGCTGCACTTCACCTGGGTGCGGGAACCGGTTGCCGTGCAGAAGGTGGTCGAGCAGATCGAGGCGGCGCTGGAGTCGTTCGACGCCCGGCCGCATTGGGGCAAGGTCTTCGCGACGGACTCGCCGCGGGCGCTTTACGAGCACGCCGGGGACTTCGCGGAGCTGCTGGAGCGGTCCGATCCGAACGGCAAGTTCCGCAACGACTTCCTCGATCGCTACTGGCCTCGCGACCCTCGCTAG